From Lycium ferocissimum isolate CSIRO_LF1 chromosome 12, AGI_CSIRO_Lferr_CH_V1, whole genome shotgun sequence, one genomic window encodes:
- the LOC132040229 gene encoding auxin-responsive protein IAA33 — MSSFESQRQESIKKRLTALEKYYHMSSSSSHLLMKPRFDEDKDPPAVTVVLEGRSICQRISLHKHGSYQSLAKALRQMFVDSGDIIDAVNVVVDLSNAVPGHLIAYEDMENDLLLVGDLNWKDFVKVAKRIRILPVKSTSRKGRVENTM, encoded by the exons ATGAGCAGCTTTGAGTCACAAAGGCAAGAATCAATAAAGAAAAGACTAACAGCCTTAGAAAAATACTATCACATGAGCAGTAGTTCATCCCATTTGTTGATGAAACCAAGATTTGATGAGGATAAAGATCCACCAGCAGTGACAGTAGTACTCGAAGGGCGTTCGATTTGCCAGAGGATAAGTCTTCATAAACATGGTAGCTATCAAAGCCTTGCTAAAGCCCTTAGGCAGATGTTTGTCGATAGTGGTGACATTATTGATGctgttaatgttgttgttgatctttcaAATGCTGTACCTGGTCATCTTATTGCTTATGAAGATATGGAAAATGACCTCCTCCTTGTTGGTGATCTCAACTGGAA AGATTTCGTCAAGGTGGCTAAAAGAATCCGAATTTTGCCGGTGAAGTCAACTTCAAGGAAGGGAAGAGTGGAGAATACTATGTAA